In one window of Carassius carassius chromosome 38, fCarCar2.1, whole genome shotgun sequence DNA:
- the LOC132119085 gene encoding proteasome subunit alpha type-5-like → MFLTRSEYDRGVNTFSPEGRLFQVEYAIEAIKLGSTAIGIQTSEGVCLAVEKRITSPLMEPSSIEKIVEIDSHIGCAMSGLIADAKTLIDKARVETQNHWFTYNETMTVESVTQAVSNLALQFGEEDADPGAMSRPFGVALLFGGVDEKGPQLYHMDPSGTFVQCDARAIGSASEGAQSSLQEVYHKSMTLKDAIKSSLTILKQVMEEKLNATNIELATVEPNKTFHMYTKEELEDVIKDI, encoded by the exons ATGTTCCTGACAAGATCAGAATATGACAG AGGAGTGAACACTTTCTCACCAGAGGGAAGACTTTTTCAAGTAGAATATGCTATTGAAGCCATCAAG TTGGGATCCACAGCGATTGGCATTCAGACATCGGAGGGAGTGTGTCTCGCTGTGGAGAAGAGAATAACCTCTCCTCTGATGGAGCCCAGCAGCATTGAAAAGATTGTAGAGATTGACTCTCACATTG GCTGTGCCATGAGTGGCTTAATAGCTGATGCAAAAACTCTTATTGACAAAGCAAGAGTGGAAACACAG AACCATTGGTTTACCTACAATGAGACGATGACGGTGGAGAGCGTAACGCAGGCTGTGTCGAACCTCGCTCTGCAGTTTGGTGAAGAGGACGCTGACCCTGGCGCTATG AGCCGTCCTTTTGGTGTTGCTCTGCTTTTCGGAGGTGTGGATGAGAAAGGACCTCAGCT ATACCACATGGATCCTTCAGGCACTTTTGTCCAGTGTGATGCCAGGGCGATCGGCTCAGCATCTGAAGGAGCTCAGAGCTCTTTGCAGGAGGTTTACCACAAG TCCATGACGTTAAAAGATGCCATCAAGTCTTCTCTCACTATCCTGAAACAAGTGATGGAGGAGAAACTCAATGCCACTAACATTGAG CTTGCCACAGTAGAGCCCAACAAGACCTTTCACATGTACACAAAAGAAGAGCTTGAGGATGTCATCAAGGATATCTAG